CCCATGTgtcagtttattttttaaaaaaattgcatacttagcgacagtttttgaaaaaaccgtcgctattagcgactgcTTTATAGAAACCGTCGTCGATTTGCTGACATGCGGGCCCCacgtgttttgaattattttaacgcccaaaaaaattggacatttaacGACGGTtttgaaaaccgtcgctaattgcgacggattttcaaaaaccgtcgctgaaCGTTGTTACTTATTTTATGTATTGGTTTAAAGTATCCGTTGGTGAATATAACCGTTGCAAAATAGCCGTTGCAAAGTAGTCGTTGGAATATAGCCGTTGCAAATTTCAATATAAATAGACACCTTGTACTATACAATTCTTTATTCTACAAACATACAATTTGGCAAAACTATACACTTAAATTTGTTTACTCCAAAATGTCTCAATATTCCAGTAGTTCAACCTCTAGCTCAACAAGTGAAAACGAAGTCCAAGTTGAAGTTGATGACGAAGATTATGATCCGGGAAAAGAGCTAATGTCATTGATACTTCAACAAAATTGACAAATAGTTGAATCATGTCAAAGTAATAACGTGATGCGGCGAAGAAGAAGGTTCatcaaaagaaatcgtgaagccgGGCATGCGAGGCTCTTCAATTTTATATGTTGTACCGTTTTATTTtaggtttataataaatttttaattttaagtaaatgacactcataaaattaaattattttacgtattgaatatataaaaacaaattattattaatataaaataataataatttaaatttcttaaaatatttgaaattgaatttatataaTGTAAAATAAGAGTAAGATGAATGAGTGAACAGCGGGACCCACAAATAATGAGtttgaatgttaaaatgaataTGAGAGAATAGATGTGTTAATGTTGATGAGGTGGTAGGTGTTATAACACCCACCAATGCGGATGCTCTAATAAATAGATCCATGTTAAATGATTTAGGATAAAAAGGGTGAAACAATAATAACATATAAAAGATTAATTATAACAGACATGCAATTATGTGACAAGTTATAAACAAAAACCGCGAACACAAAACAGAACACTCGTTATTTTCTAGTttgcttctaatttttttttaaagaaaatataatGAATGCCAAAAACATCAGGAACCCTCCTGAAATAATAGAAATGTAAAATAACATGCGAAATATTATCGAATTTtcttttagaaaaaaatatcaaattcaaagctctttttcaaaattatccGAGACCAATTTTCAACAGACGGGAATTCAGATGTAGAAGTCACAAGTCTCAACTAACACTCGAACAGCTTCGACAAAACACTAAAGAGAAACAAAAATTCAGAAACACAATCACATTCGTTCCCCTACATATCCCTCCTTGGATTGCAGGTTAGAATAATCAAGTGGCGGGAATAGGGAGGAAGAGTTGGCCACAACATAACATGTCTTCTTGATTTGAGGGCAGAATTTTTTTACTTGAGAGGAATAAACCTTGAAGAGTGTGTAGCACCAATACCAGGTCTTCCGTGCTTGACTGGCTTGTATGAGATCGAGAACTCAGCAAGATAGTGGCCAATCATTTCGGGTTTGATTTCAACTGGGTTAAAGGTTTTGCCATTGTAGACACCAAGGACACTTCCAATCATCTCAGGAACGATGATCATGTTTCGCAGGTGGGTTCGAACAAGAGCTGGTTTCTCACCTGGTGGGGCCTCACGTTTCTAAACAAATACCATATGGTCACATCAGTTCAACATAACCACGAGTGTGCAAGCACAGAATGAATGGTAGGAAAACTATTTATTCCAatttaatcaaaaataaatagATTTTGCAATCCAGAAACTGCTAGAGGCACAAAAATTCAGTGATGTGAGTGGATCAAGTGGAAAACTTATGTATAAACACGCTTGAGTGAAACAAGATTAACAACTTGAGTGAAAAACGTACCTCGAGAAATTGCATAAAAAGGTGAATTATAATGATGAGTTGAAAAATTTGGAATACTTACAGCCTTGCGCAGCTTCTTGATCAAAGCCATTGGCTTCCTCTTCAGACCCCTCTGGAACCTGCCCATTTCATCATTCAGGTAAGAATGGATCAAATCTTAAATGGCAAATAAAATGTGCTGAAATAAACATAACCAAAGTATAATTTCACAATACATGCATCCAAACACAAGCGGTGATAAAGAAACAAATTTTAAAGGGAAACACACTCTTCAGTTGAAATCATCCACAACAAATCAATGCAGTAACAGATTATAACACAGCTCAAACGTGGTTAGTCGAACACTGTTCGTGGTTACAACGTAAAAGATGTCATGAAAGGGACCAGCTCACAAGAACAAAGCTTCATAAAACAAAAAACTGACAAGATAAAAAATACATGAGCAGCATaaagcagcagcagcagcagcagcaacctAATTATAGCTTCGCACTAATACACAAAGTTAAACCACGAACGAGAAAAACACTAAACATCCACTAACGACAACAAAAGATATTACAGATTCCTTAGCTGTTATACCGTACGATTCAAGTtcttcaattaatcaacgattcactaaaaaatcatataatacagataatCAAACATCAATAGGATaacgaaaataaaagaaaaaccatAATACCTTCTTCTGGCACGAGCATTGAAGAGTTTGACGAGCTCGTCAGTGGACATATCAAGGAGGGCATCCAGATCCACACCTCTGAAGCTAAACTTCTTGAACGTCCTCTTCTTCGGCTGCCCGGCCGCCACCTCTGTCTCGACGTCAGCCTGCACAACACACAACACATACACATAATAAGCGAATTCACGAACATTGAGAGTACCCGAGAGTGTAGAAGATGGAACAAACTAGTTACCATGGTTGCCGATGGAATTGGTGTGATGCTGTTGAAATGAGAAGAAGCTCCGCCGCTAGGGTTTTGGAAGCAGGATGGAGGATAAGAATCGATTAGTAGAGGGCGTTGTCTAATTGGTCCTGAGCCCAAAACGAAGAGGGCTAAAGGGCCGAATGTTTTTTCAAAAGCCCGATAAATATTGGCTTCCGGGATATTtcgttaaattttatttaactgcatggttatattttttttaaatgaaatctGCTGTGAATAAAAATCGGTTATTTTTTTAGTAGTGCGAAaaaatgaaaatagaaaaaactgAGGTGTAAGAAAACAAATGAGCTggaaaaatatatgttttttttaaaaaaatgaaaaataaggcCTCGAGAATTTTCATTTTCTAATAATGTTTTCCTGGAAAATAAGCAAACATTGTCTTTGTATTTCACCTCTGTACTCTTTTAAATATATAAGCATAATTTATGTCTATATATGCAATACTTctgtataatattttataaataaataaataatgtttaTAAAGAACTATTAACTTTTatgttttccaaaataaaaaagaGTAATTTATTAAGACACGAGCTATATAGTATATATACATGGTTACTGTTATAAGGCATGTTTCCCAATATTTTGTAATACTTTTAGATAAATTTATTCAAATaagagaatttttttatttttacttttctGAATTATAAGTGAATTCATcggattaaaataattttttttgcacttaaattttgataaaataaatattgtttaataTCTTAGTGAACTTTATTAAAATAgggttttttaatatttaaattttgtataTGGTTATGAAATTCCTTGGTCTTGTTTTCACTAGTCAAAAGTTCTCCAAGATAcgtattatataaaatataataacatATGATATTACCTGAATGATGAAATGGGCAGGTTCCATACTAGAAAAAGTCAAAGTGGTTAAAATTTacgattaattaattttataattattttccaATGTTTTCCTCTccatttaaaaaataagaacGATCCAATATTCAAACATTCCGTGTCTTTGAATTGGGCTAAAGacttttttatatttcaaagcTTTGATTTCTACGTTCCGAGTCCAAAGCACCAACAGGTGTTTCTTGATTATTAGTAATTTTTCACACACCATGGTGTGTCAAAATTAATGAATAatgtaaatttatatatatccaGAGACCAGACCACAACGGaatttatctataatttacaatcggaaaaaaaattttattactaaaatttttatgtattagaaagaaataaaataatatatagatATCCAGACCACATCAAATATTTTCCCCGGTCGTAATAGATAGATATATAAGGTCAGGCATGACGATCATGTTAATCAAACTAGCAATTAGCATGATGTCAGCTAAGTAAGAATTCAAATGGTACATTTGAATATATTCTATTATATGTCTCGGTAAACATAATTTCTACACTCTTATCAATTGGCTTGTAGCTTCGGAGCTATGATTTATGGTGTAAATATCGATCGACAATATTCCTCCACAAACTTTTTATTCTAAAGATATAGATTATGGCTCACAAAAGCATTTTTAATTGTCTTTGACAATGTTCAAATCGCAACCAGTTGCATAAAATTGGTAAAAGCGTAGCCAACCAAACCAATACTACCTCGTCCAAGTGACGAAGTCaactagaattttaaaaaatatatagaaaatTGATTCAACAAAAAAAGTTTGAACTTCGAATTCGGGTATAAATATATCCACCAAACAAACAACTCCCTTATATTTTCTTGCTCCGACAAACATAGAAAACTGCTTGATTTGGCGATCAAAATTCACAAGAAAAATGGTTTCATTCAAAACAGAAGTGTTTGTAATCCTTCAAATATTATTCTGTATAGCGGCATCTTTACACCAAGTAGATGCTGGGAGACCTTTGGGCTTGGAGGAAAGGCTAAGGAAACAAGCTACCTTACTCGCGTCTCTTCCACGAGGACCGGTGCCACCATCTGCGGGTTCTCCGTGCACTTACATCCCTGGTCAGGGTAGCGGCGGCAGTTGCCCTTTGAGTGAAAAACACTTTGCTGGTGGCCGTGCCGTCCGTGCGTGGCCAGCTTGGGCTTCCATAAATCTTGGTTGAGGTCTTCTTGAATTTAGCAAATGGCGAAGCTTGACAAACAGAGGGTTTTGTGGTTGATGCCAGATTAAGTTAATTCCGTCGACAAGATTTATAATtgttttattattctttttaattttttcatttaatttgtTCATTAGTCTTTAGTTTGTAGCATGCAAACAACTTTTGGTTTCTTGTTAATAAAGAGATATTAGTTGAACTTTTGAAGTGATCAAAAGTAAATTAAATGTTAAAgtaacaaaattccaatgtaaatgatctattatatattttaataaattgtaCTGCCAGATATATATTGTCGATTTCCAATTCAGCTAATTGATTTTTTCCCAataaaacatgcaaataatataataattttatatctGAAGTAACGAAACAACTAAAGTATGTTTCCAGTTATACGTATTCATGATGTCGCTGTGATGTGCTCGATCCGGAGCTTTCATAATACCCGTGCAATTTTTAAGGACAATATATCCTAAAAATTATCTGTACATGGTTTCTCAAAGTTTAGTTTTGATCACTACAAGAATAAATGCTTATGGTAacattcataaatgtcatcatattcaatatttagtgacatttaagttttagtgacacctccaacaaatgtcatctattccaatgtcgtcttaaacttacttactgaaattttttaatgtcattataagatgttaatgacaacttcatacgtgttactaattattcatataatgacaattttaaatgtcaggaaaactcatgtttaaatacatttataaatgtcttgttattatagtaataatgacaaatttatatgtcagttaaaatcatttataatgacaactaaaagtgtcgtgtatATTATGTATAGTGACAATAACAAATGTGggaatatttgggttggataaatataggaggagggaaaattagataaaataaatgtgagaataaaaaaacatattagattagttatcctgacatttttaattgatgtcattttttatatggagggagacaattattttccctcctccaatatttatctaacccaaatattctcacacttatttatagtgaaattttttagttttttaacgattttttacgatgtgggaaaagtaattgtttccctccatataaaagatgacatcaattaaaaatgtcatgataactaatctaatatgtttttttattttacacattattaattttttacaagtgtcattattaagtatttgtaacaacattcaattaaaagtgtctacaaaaaagtgtcacaatagccatttattgttgtagtggATGTAATAACTttgattttatattatttttattttggttCTATTTTGTCTGAGTGTTGACGTAACATTGAAAAAATATTCCAAAATAACCTAAAATTAATTGTTAATGcaccaaaacaaaaatttgacaAGCCTACGACCCAAAACTGAACAAgttaataaacaaaaaaaatatttttaagataaaaacataaattattaataCTTAATGCAGTtatagtttttttatatattgatgTTATCTTCCTTTCATTCAGATTAAATTAATATGATAAAAGCATTAATCATTTCATATTTAAAGATATTTTGCtatatacatatgatgtttcCTCTCAAGCAAGCTGAAGTTGGCGGTCAAGAATGGAGTTTGAATGGTTCCTTGTTCATATATATTCCATTAGATTTTTCGGGTCAAGTCCTTATGATTTCGTCGCTGGAAGTATACATATATAGTGGGTCAAAGTCAAACGTTAATCCCTTGTTTTCATTTAGTtttacatttttcttttgttgtttAGTCGATTTTGAAATTTATGACTAAATAATTTGGATTTATATTGCATGACACAAGCAAACACCAAAACTATGCTTACATAAGCAAATGTCTTATATATAGATTTCAATATCCATTCATTcactttattaaattatattataaattactCTATTATAAAGAGGAAACGTCCTAGAAAAACTATCTTTTATGGCATCAATTGTAacttataattatttatttcttacaaaatttatacaggaaaaatttgaaaatgttcaaaaaatggacaaaatatttttcttcagcTAATTATCCCAAAAAAGCATAAAAATGGACAGACTAATTTATTTGTGCAAAAAAGGTTGGCTATAGAAATTTTTCATAACCCATTTTTTGAAATAGTGAATATTTTGGATTTAATTATTCAATTTTGTTTAGTGTTAAGGTGTGAAAGAGATATTATAAAATGTGCAAATTTGTGGTGgttgattatatttttttttactaatttAAAACAGTCAGAAGGGAGACTTTTTTTACACTTGTTCCTTTACCAGATATGAAAAAgtttaacataattaaatttcttcataccattcatatattatatttaatacaACTAAACTAACGTGTGTGCATCGACCACTCATAAATTATAAAGCATGCCTGTTTATTGACTTTGAAAATTTACTCTCTTGAAATTGGCGTGTGTCTTATATTATatcaaaactttgaaatttaaatcaaacgaaatatttttaaatgcgccaaattgaaatttatttctgcagaataattatgaaataaattgatctcaaataaaataagcctcgtataaaatacatatgatattaatatatgttTGATCCACGCACGgattttttaaaagtttattgaatatacattattttaatttgCCTAGACCCTGGAGCAGTGCGCCGGGCCCGTTTAACACGTGCATTATACTGACTAATTGATATATACATAAGCCTAACTGACAAATGATTCACATTCTGCAATATTTCTTTGCTGCATCCCAAGTCCAAAATATTGTCAGAACGAACACGCAATTTCGGCCAATTAGGATGTGACATGTATTACTAACATTTGCATTAATTGTTAATATAAATGCATGAAatagtctaattttttttccctcGTCAAAATAACAGCATCGGAGTCAAAACAGgactaaaaaaaaaatagttgtctcgcaatttgatattttttatttttatcaagtTATTATTTAATCCttgttttaatatattaatttgtaTTATTTCAATTTTACTTTATTCACAAGAGTGTAAAGGCATCATATACTTGGGTAATGTACAATATCATTTCAACAATTTTCAGTgtcacttcatcatttttcaGTGCTACATCAATATTTCTGAGagagaactaaaattgaaaaattaaaataagtaGGCCAAAATAGTA
This window of the Primulina tabacum isolate GXHZ01 chromosome 4, ASM2559414v2, whole genome shotgun sequence genome carries:
- the LOC142542170 gene encoding small ribosomal subunit protein uS19-like, with protein sequence MADVETEVAAGQPKKRTFKKFSFRGVDLDALLDMSTDELVKLFNARARRRFQRGLKRKPMALIKKLRKAKREAPPGEKPALVRTHLRNMIIVPEMIGSVLGVYNGKTFNPVEIKPEMIGHYLAEFSISYKPVKHGRPGIGATHSSRFIPLK